From the genome of Motilibacter peucedani, one region includes:
- a CDS encoding aldo/keto reductase translates to MQQRRIGGVEVSAIGLGGMPMSIEGRPDRDRSIRTIHAALDAGVTLIDTADAYHIGADEVGHNESLIAEALASWSGDSSSVLVATKGGHLRPGDGSWTVDGSAKHIREAVEASLERLGVDAIGLYQYHRPDPKVDYSEPVGVLGELLDEGKIRLAGISNANPDQIRQAQELLGGRLVSVQNQYSPAFRSSEPELQLCDELGIAFLPWSPLGGIGGAGDLGSKFAAFQQVAEAHGVSAQQVCLAWELAKSPVVIPIPGSSRPETIQDSVKAVDLVLSAEELATLDAV, encoded by the coding sequence ATGCAGCAACGTCGCATCGGCGGGGTCGAGGTCAGCGCGATCGGACTGGGCGGCATGCCCATGTCCATCGAGGGACGCCCCGACCGCGACCGCTCGATCCGCACCATCCACGCCGCGCTCGACGCCGGCGTGACGCTCATCGACACGGCCGACGCCTACCACATCGGCGCCGACGAGGTCGGCCACAACGAGTCGCTGATCGCCGAGGCGCTGGCCTCGTGGTCGGGAGACAGCAGCAGCGTCCTCGTCGCCACCAAGGGCGGCCACCTGCGCCCCGGCGACGGCTCGTGGACCGTCGACGGCTCGGCGAAGCACATCCGCGAGGCGGTGGAGGCGTCGCTCGAGCGCCTCGGGGTCGACGCGATCGGGCTCTACCAGTACCACCGGCCCGACCCGAAGGTGGACTACTCCGAGCCGGTCGGCGTGCTCGGCGAGCTGCTCGACGAGGGCAAGATCCGCCTCGCCGGCATCTCGAACGCCAACCCCGACCAGATCCGCCAGGCGCAGGAGCTGCTCGGGGGCCGGCTGGTCTCGGTGCAGAACCAGTACTCCCCCGCCTTCCGCTCGAGCGAGCCCGAGCTGCAGCTCTGCGACGAGCTCGGCATCGCGTTCCTGCCGTGGAGCCCGCTCGGCGGGATCGGCGGCGCGGGCGACCTCGGCTCCAAGTTCGCCGCGTTCCAGCAGGTCGCCGAGGCGCACGGCGTCAGCGCCCAGCAGGTCTGCCTGGCCTGGGAGCTGGCCAAGTCGCCGGTCGTGATCCCGATCCCCGGCTCGAGCCGCCCCGAGACGATCCAGGACTCGGTGAAGGCCGTCGACCTGGTGCTCAGCGCCGAGGAGCTCGCGACCCTCGACGCGGTCTGA
- a CDS encoding EamA family transporter: MVALLALLSSLLWGTSDFLGGTLSRRVPTLVVLAVGQAAATAVVVACVLLSAPHAGSLAWLPESLLAGLAWALAMAAFYRALATGTMGVVAPVASCGMVVPVVVALVTGERPTLLQLVGVVAALAGVVGAAGPDLGGERAGARLPLLLALLAAAMFGLEITWLAQASQHSVLLSLLGMRAAALGAVLVALRVRPRPAQEGPLRLDARSLLTLSGLGLIDLAATATYAVAAGRGLVSLVAVLASLYPAVTVLLARQVHRERLSRPQSGGVLVVVVAAVCIALGGASA, translated from the coding sequence ATGGTCGCCCTGCTCGCCCTGCTGTCCAGCCTGCTCTGGGGCACCTCCGACTTCCTCGGCGGCACGCTGAGCCGCCGCGTGCCGACGCTGGTCGTGCTCGCGGTCGGGCAGGCCGCCGCGACCGCCGTCGTCGTCGCCTGCGTACTGCTGTCCGCACCGCACGCGGGCTCGCTCGCCTGGCTGCCCGAGTCGCTGCTCGCCGGGCTCGCCTGGGCGCTGGCCATGGCCGCGTTCTACCGCGCGCTGGCGACCGGCACCATGGGCGTCGTCGCGCCCGTCGCCTCCTGCGGCATGGTCGTGCCCGTCGTCGTGGCCCTGGTCACCGGCGAGCGACCCACGCTGCTCCAGCTGGTCGGCGTCGTCGCCGCGCTGGCCGGGGTCGTGGGCGCGGCCGGGCCCGACCTCGGCGGCGAGCGCGCCGGCGCCCGCCTCCCGCTGCTGCTCGCACTGCTGGCCGCCGCCATGTTCGGGCTCGAGATCACCTGGCTGGCGCAGGCGTCGCAGCACTCGGTGCTGCTGAGCCTGCTGGGCATGCGCGCCGCCGCGCTCGGCGCGGTCCTCGTCGCGCTGCGCGTGCGCCCGCGCCCCGCGCAGGAGGGGCCGCTGCGGCTCGACGCCCGCTCGCTGCTCACCCTCTCGGGACTGGGGCTCATCGACCTCGCCGCCACCGCGACGTACGCGGTGGCCGCCGGCCGCGGCCTGGTGAGCCTGGTCGCGGTGCTCGCCTCGCTCTACCCCGCCGTCACCGTGCTGCTGGCCCGCCAGGTGCACCGAGAGCGGCTCTCCCGCCCGCAGTCGGGCGGCGTGCTCGTCGTGGTCGTCGCGGCCGTCTGCATCGCGCTGGGCGGCGCGAGCGCCTGA
- a CDS encoding response regulator gives MAPHGAGGAPRVLVVDDSATVRDLISMNLSLEGFEVVTATNGREALQKVHDVEPAVVTLDVTMPDMDGFLTAEQLRADPRTESLPIAIVSACAQEADFRRGREIGVDAYVTKPFDPDELVRIVSDLAENGRADHPR, from the coding sequence ATGGCTCCTCATGGCGCTGGCGGCGCTCCGCGGGTGCTGGTGGTCGACGACAGCGCCACCGTGCGCGACCTGATCTCGATGAACCTCTCGCTCGAGGGCTTCGAGGTGGTGACGGCGACCAACGGGCGCGAGGCGCTGCAGAAGGTCCACGACGTCGAGCCGGCCGTCGTGACGCTCGACGTGACGATGCCCGACATGGACGGCTTCCTCACCGCCGAGCAGCTGCGCGCCGACCCGCGCACCGAGTCGCTGCCCATCGCGATCGTCAGCGCCTGCGCTCAGGAGGCCGACTTCCGGCGCGGGCGCGAGATCGGCGTCGACGCCTACGTCACCAAGCCCTTCGACCCCGACGAGCTGGTGCGCATCGTGAGCGATCTCGCCGAGAACGGTCGCGCCGACCACCCCCGGTAG
- a CDS encoding putative bifunctional diguanylate cyclase/phosphodiesterase yields MPGSRGAVQPRAATRWERRATLLALLPVVAFVVSTVPGVRPHGGYSLLLDGLLNNVAYAMAPVISWLRSRRELPGRRRLSHLITVGLAVYGSGNVYWTIFLRPLADQPFPSVADACFLAFYPLAFAALTLLLRRGDERRSASLWLDGLVGGLAVGAVTAAVVVGPIVSTSGGSWAAVATTAAYPLLDLLLLLVIVSTLSVYRWRPPLGLWLLTAGMLLFVLADVQYLFATANGTYESGHLGDGVWVLATVVMGASPAWPSRPTGLRLPTWALLSVPLLATTTALSLLVLDHVHPLHPVAFVLAAATVVLALLRLVVTFREVASLANSRELALTDELTGLGNRRALYDGAPARLRALPGTTGVALLLLDLDRFKEVNDSLGHQAGDAMLRDVAARLRRVLGHKAEYVVRLGGDEFAFLLVGPAADDAEQVAGAVRDALKEPLVLDGITVRVEASIGIASLPAADAELPTLLRQADVAMYHAKTRRLGAFAYAAEQDQFAVDRLEMVEALRSALVDGGIVLHYQPKVDTLTRQVTSVEALVRWQHPTKGLLYPDAFLPLVEDAGLMEQLTGCVLSLALDQVAAWHAQGLRLAAAVNLSASSLVDRRLPSRIGDMLAERDLPAALLEIEITEDFLMADRARAQLILAGLRSRGIRISVDDFGTGYSSLAYLKELPIDELKLDRSFVSGMVVDERSLAIVRSTIGLAHSLGLRLVAEGVEDVETSDELAAAGCDVEQGWLYAKALPAAELETWLAGYSGAVAAPAADAAAAVRP; encoded by the coding sequence ATGCCGGGAAGCCGGGGAGCCGTCCAGCCGCGCGCAGCCACGCGGTGGGAGCGGCGCGCCACGCTGCTGGCGCTGCTGCCGGTGGTCGCCTTCGTCGTGTCCACCGTGCCCGGCGTCCGCCCGCACGGTGGCTACAGCCTGCTGCTCGACGGCCTGCTCAACAACGTCGCCTACGCGATGGCGCCGGTCATCAGCTGGCTGCGCTCGCGACGCGAGCTGCCGGGCCGCCGCCGCCTCTCGCACCTGATCACCGTCGGGCTCGCGGTCTACGGGTCCGGCAACGTCTACTGGACGATCTTCCTGCGGCCCCTGGCCGACCAGCCGTTCCCGTCGGTGGCCGACGCCTGCTTCCTCGCGTTCTACCCGCTCGCCTTCGCCGCCCTGACGCTGCTGCTGCGCCGCGGTGACGAGCGCCGTTCGGCGAGCCTCTGGCTCGACGGGCTGGTCGGCGGCCTGGCCGTCGGCGCCGTCACGGCCGCCGTCGTCGTCGGGCCGATCGTCTCCACCTCCGGCGGCAGCTGGGCCGCGGTGGCGACCACCGCCGCGTACCCCCTGCTCGACCTGCTCCTCCTGCTCGTCATCGTCTCGACCCTGTCGGTCTACCGCTGGCGCCCGCCGCTCGGCCTCTGGCTGCTCACGGCGGGGATGCTGCTGTTCGTCCTCGCCGACGTGCAGTACCTGTTCGCGACCGCGAACGGCACCTACGAGTCCGGCCACCTCGGCGACGGCGTGTGGGTGCTCGCGACGGTCGTCATGGGCGCCTCGCCCGCGTGGCCGTCGCGCCCCACCGGCCTGCGGCTGCCCACCTGGGCGCTGCTGTCGGTGCCGCTGCTGGCGACGACCACCGCGCTGAGCCTGCTGGTGCTCGACCACGTGCACCCGCTGCACCCCGTCGCCTTCGTGCTGGCTGCGGCGACGGTCGTCCTCGCGCTGCTGCGCCTCGTCGTCACCTTCCGCGAGGTCGCCTCGCTGGCCAACAGCCGCGAGCTCGCCCTCACCGACGAGCTCACCGGCCTCGGCAACCGGCGTGCGCTCTACGACGGCGCCCCGGCGCGGCTGCGCGCCCTGCCCGGGACGACCGGCGTCGCCCTGCTGCTGCTCGACCTCGACCGCTTCAAGGAGGTCAACGACTCGCTCGGCCACCAAGCGGGTGACGCGATGCTGCGCGACGTCGCCGCGCGCCTGCGCCGGGTGCTCGGGCACAAGGCGGAGTACGTCGTGCGCCTCGGTGGCGACGAGTTCGCCTTCCTGCTCGTGGGGCCGGCCGCCGACGACGCCGAGCAGGTCGCCGGCGCGGTGCGCGACGCGCTCAAGGAGCCGCTCGTGCTCGACGGCATCACCGTGCGGGTCGAGGCCAGCATCGGCATCGCCAGCCTGCCGGCCGCCGACGCGGAGCTGCCGACGCTGCTGCGCCAGGCCGACGTCGCGATGTACCACGCCAAGACCCGCCGGCTGGGCGCGTTCGCCTACGCCGCCGAGCAGGACCAGTTCGCCGTCGACCGCCTGGAGATGGTCGAGGCGCTGCGCTCGGCGCTCGTCGACGGCGGCATCGTCCTGCACTACCAGCCCAAGGTCGACACCCTGACCCGCCAGGTCACGAGCGTCGAGGCCCTGGTGCGCTGGCAGCACCCGACCAAGGGCCTGCTCTACCCCGACGCGTTCCTGCCCCTCGTCGAGGACGCCGGCCTCATGGAGCAGCTGACCGGCTGCGTGCTCTCGCTCGCCCTCGACCAGGTCGCGGCGTGGCACGCCCAGGGGCTGCGGCTCGCAGCGGCCGTCAACCTCTCGGCCTCCAGCCTCGTCGACCGCCGCCTGCCCTCGCGCATCGGCGACATGCTCGCCGAGCGCGACCTGCCGGCGGCCCTGCTCGAGATCGAGATCACCGAGGACTTCCTCATGGCCGACCGGGCGCGGGCCCAGCTCATCCTCGCCGGGCTGCGCAGCCGCGGCATCCGCATCTCGGTCGACGACTTCGGCACGGGCTACTCCTCCCTGGCCTACCTCAAGGAGCTGCCGATCGACGAGCTCAAGCTCGACCGCTCGTTCGTCTCGGGCATGGTCGTCGACGAGCGCTCCCTCGCCATCGTGCGCTCGACCATCGGGCTGGCCCACTCGCTCGGCCTGCGGCTGGTCGCCGAGGGCGTCGAGGACGTCGAGACCTCCGACGAGCTGGCCGCAGCCGGCTGCGACGTCGAGCAGGGCTGGCTCTACGCCAAGGCCCTGCCCGCCGCCGAGCTGGAGACCTGGCTCGCGGGCTACTCCGGCGCGGTCGCGGCCCCCGCCGCCGACGCCGCCGCCGCGGTGCGCCCGTGA
- a CDS encoding putative bifunctional diguanylate cyclase/phosphodiesterase, which produces MTRTGSPARTPWVAHLYAALLLGVGAAALVVHPPRFASLWVLLGVVVVPVLARFPLTILRQSAGIDIQLDSVVLLFLGFAAPGAALPVWALGSVLAQVWVTGRPVAVRVINVGLCLVAGTSALAAVELVPHSREAGPLGVAAAALAGLAYFAADYAGSALGVVLLGRVSLREAFWDETAGLVAACAGGVAALGYLGAVVLRHEPWAFPLVTVPIATVVFAGYAYARTHEERLRVRALFDGAASLQGARTAEDVHAAVLEAGRGALRTHDVSLVLPGAAAGRPAGAPPGGLVALLPAPEAGGAGSLVAGERRSREPYTADDAHTLDLLASLAAESLRRVGQVSELEQLAGHDTLTGLLNARSFRAALELALPSRPAVLYCDLDGFKEVNDTLGHDAGDEVLRTVAGRLRGCLRPDDSLGRMGGDEFAVVLPGVDRAEAEAVAARILDALRPSVPIGQVDAHVGVSVGVAEPADGTPAAELVRQADIAMYAAKSAGKSQWVVCTPEIYARQVSRQVLGDQLRGAAARGELVLHYQPVVGVVSGRLAGVEAHVRWAHPQLGLLEPEAFVPLAEETGLVDELTRWVLATATAAAPRLSEAAGQVLPLGIDVSPASVARGVVAEAVARGARPGQELVLELPENALGDPRTVSALEELRRRGVRVAVDCFGTGTLSLVELRTLPFDAIKLDPAISAGLAHEPATRRLVGAVVELAHALGKPLVLGGVEDAASFAAARELGFNAAQGPHLGAAVPQDELDGLLTAQRRAEEAVAG; this is translated from the coding sequence ATGACGCGCACCGGCTCGCCCGCCCGCACGCCCTGGGTGGCGCACCTCTACGCCGCGCTGCTGCTCGGCGTCGGCGCCGCTGCCCTCGTCGTGCACCCGCCGCGGTTCGCCTCGCTGTGGGTGCTGCTCGGGGTCGTCGTCGTGCCGGTGCTCGCGCGCTTCCCGCTGACGATCCTGCGCCAGTCCGCGGGCATCGACATCCAGCTCGACTCCGTCGTGCTGCTCTTCCTCGGCTTCGCCGCACCCGGCGCCGCCCTGCCCGTGTGGGCGCTCGGCTCGGTGCTGGCGCAGGTCTGGGTCACCGGGCGGCCGGTCGCCGTGCGCGTCATCAACGTCGGGCTCTGCCTGGTCGCGGGCACGAGCGCCCTGGCCGCGGTCGAGCTGGTGCCCCACTCGCGGGAGGCCGGCCCGCTCGGCGTCGCCGCTGCCGCGCTGGCCGGGCTCGCCTACTTCGCCGCCGACTACGCCGGCTCCGCGCTCGGCGTGGTGCTGCTCGGGCGCGTCTCGCTGCGCGAGGCGTTCTGGGACGAGACGGCCGGCCTGGTCGCTGCCTGCGCCGGCGGCGTCGCCGCCCTCGGCTACCTCGGCGCGGTGGTGCTCCGCCACGAGCCGTGGGCGTTCCCGCTCGTCACCGTCCCGATCGCGACGGTCGTCTTCGCCGGCTACGCCTACGCGCGTACGCACGAGGAGCGGCTGCGCGTGCGCGCGCTGTTCGACGGGGCCGCGAGCCTGCAGGGCGCTCGCACCGCGGAGGACGTCCACGCGGCCGTCCTCGAGGCCGGCCGCGGCGCGCTGCGCACGCACGACGTGAGCCTGGTCCTGCCGGGCGCGGCCGCCGGCCGGCCGGCCGGAGCGCCCCCCGGCGGACTGGTCGCGCTGCTGCCGGCGCCCGAGGCCGGGGGCGCCGGCAGCCTGGTGGCAGGTGAGCGGCGCAGCCGCGAGCCCTACACCGCTGACGACGCCCACACCCTCGACCTGCTGGCCTCGCTGGCCGCCGAGTCGCTGCGCCGCGTCGGCCAGGTCAGCGAGCTCGAGCAGCTCGCCGGCCACGACACGCTCACCGGGCTGCTGAACGCCCGCAGCTTCCGGGCCGCCCTGGAGCTCGCGCTGCCGAGCCGCCCGGCCGTGCTCTACTGCGACCTCGACGGGTTCAAGGAGGTCAACGACACGCTGGGCCACGACGCCGGCGACGAGGTGCTGCGCACGGTCGCCGGGCGCCTGCGCGGCTGCCTGCGGCCCGACGACTCGCTCGGCCGCATGGGCGGCGACGAGTTCGCCGTCGTGCTGCCGGGGGTCGACCGCGCCGAGGCCGAGGCGGTCGCCGCCCGCATCCTCGACGCCCTTCGCCCGTCGGTGCCGATCGGGCAGGTCGACGCCCACGTCGGCGTCAGCGTCGGCGTGGCCGAGCCGGCGGACGGCACGCCGGCCGCCGAGCTCGTCCGCCAGGCCGACATCGCGATGTACGCAGCCAAGTCGGCCGGCAAGTCGCAGTGGGTCGTCTGCACGCCCGAGATCTACGCCCGGCAGGTCTCGCGCCAGGTCCTCGGCGACCAGCTGCGCGGGGCCGCTGCGCGCGGCGAGCTCGTGCTCCACTACCAGCCGGTCGTCGGCGTGGTCAGCGGCCGGCTCGCCGGTGTCGAGGCCCACGTGCGCTGGGCGCACCCGCAGCTCGGCCTGCTCGAGCCCGAGGCGTTCGTGCCGCTGGCCGAGGAGACCGGCCTGGTCGACGAGCTCACCCGGTGGGTGCTGGCGACCGCGACCGCGGCAGCTCCCCGGCTCTCGGAGGCCGCCGGGCAGGTGCTCCCGCTCGGCATCGACGTCTCGCCGGCCAGCGTGGCGCGCGGCGTGGTCGCCGAGGCCGTGGCGCGCGGCGCGCGGCCCGGCCAGGAGCTCGTGCTCGAGCTCCCGGAGAACGCCCTGGGCGACCCGCGCACGGTCTCAGCGCTCGAGGAGCTGCGGCGCCGAGGCGTACGCGTCGCCGTCGACTGCTTCGGCACCGGCACGTTGTCGCTGGTGGAGCTGCGGACGCTGCCGTTCGACGCCATCAAGCTCGACCCGGCGATCTCGGCGGGGCTGGCGCACGAGCCCGCGACCCGGCGCCTGGTCGGCGCGGTCGTCGAGCTCGCGCACGCCCTCGGCAAGCCGCTGGTGCTCGGCGGCGTCGAGGACGCCGCGTCGTTCGCGGCCGCGCGCGAGCTCGGGTTCAACGCCGCGCAGGGCCCGCACCTCGGCGCGGCGGTCCCGCAGGACGAGCTAGATGGGCTGCTGACCGCGCAGCGAAGGGCCGAGGAGGCGGTCGCGGGCTAG
- a CDS encoding GNAT family N-acetyltransferase has protein sequence MTATLEPTGSLLARESEVRLVAGAADVSALAAELEALRTACDLPASASGAWVRAAVLTAEPQEPWAVVVRGATGRLDAAAVLLDRATSEGTRTVLASGGDGHRAGLPAVDGPSAALLADALAPELLLRAAAGGEVVLGPVTDDEVARELSRATGVPLTAVDPVPALRRDASNDLRDYLSHGLRKTLRKSANRADSDGLAVRTAFETSPAAIEALLPQMEAAYRDRDHQHGLRSVLDDPAGLALWRARLTGLVASGVVEVATLHLGDALAAYVVGLLEPPAYRVLEGRFVTEWARYSPGRLLEAAVAQRVLSTPQLELLDWMTGVAPETLLAANESAPLVELRLPEPGR, from the coding sequence GTGACCGCCACGCTGGAGCCGACCGGGTCGCTGCTCGCGCGCGAGTCGGAGGTCCGGCTGGTCGCCGGCGCGGCCGACGTCAGCGCCCTGGCCGCCGAGCTGGAGGCCCTGCGCACCGCGTGCGACCTGCCCGCCAGCGCGAGCGGTGCCTGGGTCCGCGCGGCAGTGCTCACCGCCGAGCCGCAGGAGCCGTGGGCCGTGGTCGTACGCGGTGCGACCGGCCGCCTCGACGCCGCCGCCGTGCTGCTCGACCGCGCGACCTCCGAGGGCACCCGCACCGTCCTGGCCAGCGGCGGCGACGGCCACCGCGCCGGCCTGCCGGCCGTGGACGGGCCCAGCGCAGCCCTGCTCGCGGACGCGCTGGCGCCCGAGCTGCTGCTGCGCGCCGCCGCCGGCGGCGAGGTCGTGCTCGGACCCGTCACCGACGACGAGGTGGCCCGCGAGCTGTCGCGCGCCACCGGCGTACCGCTCACCGCCGTGGACCCCGTGCCCGCGCTGCGCCGGGACGCGAGCAACGACCTGCGCGACTACCTCTCGCACGGGCTGCGCAAGACGCTGCGCAAGTCGGCCAACCGGGCGGACTCCGACGGCCTCGCGGTGCGCACGGCCTTCGAGACCTCTCCCGCGGCGATCGAGGCGCTCCTCCCGCAGATGGAGGCGGCCTACCGCGACCGCGACCACCAGCACGGTCTCCGCAGCGTCCTCGACGACCCCGCCGGCCTCGCCCTCTGGCGCGCGCGCCTGACCGGGCTGGTCGCCAGCGGCGTCGTCGAGGTCGCGACCCTGCACCTGGGCGACGCGCTCGCGGCCTACGTGGTGGGCCTGCTCGAGCCGCCGGCCTACCGCGTGCTGGAGGGGCGCTTCGTCACCGAGTGGGCGAGGTACTCGCCCGGCCGCCTGCTCGAGGCCGCCGTGGCGCAGCGGGTGCTGAGCACGCCGCAGCTCGAGCTGCTCGACTGGATGACCGGTGTCGCGCCCGAGACGCTGCTCGCCGCCAACGAGAGCGCGCCCCTCGTGGAGCTGCGCCTGCCGGAGCCCGGGCGATGA
- the argS gene encoding arginine--tRNA ligase translates to MTPAELADAVLSAVRHAVEAGDLAVEVPATVTVERPRQKEHGDYATNVALQLAKQAGRPPREVAELVAARLRSAAGVEAVEVAGPGFLNVRLERAAAGETARTVVRAGAAYGRNGSEAGQRVNLEFVSANPTGPLHLGHVRWAAVGDCLGRIMSASGAEVTREFYINDAGSQMDKFGASIRARALGEQPPEDGYQGAYVADLAALVLEQEPGILELPADEQVPAFREAGYRVQLALQQQTLRSFRTEFDVWFSERTLHAEGGVEKAVATLREQGHVYDSEGAVWLRTTDFGDDKDRVLVRSDGSPTYFAADCAYYLSKRGRGFETCIIMLGADHHGYVNRLKAIAACAGDDPARFEMLIGQFVKVVQGGEDLKLSKRAGTVVTLEDVVDLAGVDAVRYALARSSTDSTMVLDIDLLTKRANENPVFYVQYAHARISGVLRNAAELGVERGSVDDFDPALLAHEREGDLLGVLAEFPAVVATAAELREVHRVARYLETLAGTYHRFYDACRVLPMGDEAPTDLTRARLWLCEATRIVLANGLGLLGVDAPERM, encoded by the coding sequence GTGACCCCCGCCGAGCTCGCTGATGCCGTCCTGTCCGCCGTCCGGCACGCCGTCGAGGCCGGTGACCTCGCGGTCGAGGTCCCGGCGACGGTGACGGTGGAGCGACCGCGCCAGAAGGAGCACGGCGACTACGCCACCAACGTCGCCCTGCAGCTCGCCAAGCAGGCCGGCCGTCCGCCGCGTGAGGTCGCCGAGCTGGTGGCCGCCCGGCTGCGCTCGGCCGCGGGCGTCGAGGCCGTCGAGGTCGCGGGGCCCGGGTTCCTCAACGTACGCCTGGAGCGGGCCGCCGCCGGCGAGACCGCCCGCACCGTGGTGCGGGCGGGAGCGGCCTACGGCCGCAACGGCTCCGAGGCGGGCCAGCGCGTGAACCTCGAGTTCGTCTCCGCCAACCCGACCGGCCCCCTGCACCTGGGCCACGTCCGGTGGGCGGCGGTGGGCGACTGCCTCGGCCGGATCATGAGCGCGTCGGGCGCCGAGGTCACCCGCGAGTTCTACATCAACGACGCGGGCTCGCAGATGGACAAGTTCGGCGCGTCGATCCGGGCGCGGGCGCTCGGCGAGCAGCCGCCCGAGGACGGCTACCAGGGCGCCTACGTCGCCGACCTGGCCGCCCTGGTGCTCGAGCAGGAGCCGGGCATCCTCGAGCTGCCCGCCGACGAGCAGGTGCCGGCGTTCCGGGAGGCCGGCTACCGCGTGCAGCTCGCGCTCCAGCAGCAGACGCTGCGCTCGTTCCGCACCGAGTTCGACGTGTGGTTCTCGGAGCGCACCCTGCACGCCGAGGGCGGGGTCGAGAAGGCGGTCGCGACCCTGCGCGAGCAGGGCCACGTCTACGACTCCGAGGGCGCGGTCTGGCTGCGCACCACCGACTTCGGCGACGACAAGGACCGCGTGCTGGTCCGCAGCGACGGCTCGCCGACCTACTTCGCGGCCGACTGCGCCTACTACCTCTCGAAGCGGGGTCGCGGCTTCGAGACCTGCATCATCATGCTGGGGGCCGACCACCACGGCTACGTCAACCGGCTCAAGGCGATCGCTGCCTGCGCGGGCGACGACCCGGCGCGGTTCGAGATGCTGATCGGGCAGTTCGTCAAGGTCGTGCAAGGCGGCGAGGACCTCAAGCTGAGCAAGCGCGCCGGCACGGTGGTGACGCTCGAGGACGTCGTCGACCTCGCGGGCGTCGACGCGGTGCGCTACGCGCTGGCCCGCTCGTCCACCGACTCGACCATGGTGCTCGACATCGACCTGCTCACCAAGCGGGCCAACGAGAACCCCGTCTTCTACGTGCAGTACGCCCACGCGCGCATCAGCGGCGTGCTGCGCAACGCCGCCGAGCTGGGCGTCGAGCGCGGCTCGGTCGACGACTTCGACCCCGCGCTGCTGGCCCACGAGCGCGAGGGCGACCTGCTCGGCGTGCTCGCCGAGTTCCCGGCGGTCGTGGCCACCGCCGCCGAGCTGCGCGAGGTGCACCGGGTGGCGCGCTACCTCGAGACGCTGGCCGGCACGTACCACCGCTTCTACGACGCCTGCCGGGTGCTGCCCATGGGCGACGAGGCGCCGACCGACCTCACGCGGGCCCGGCTGTGGCTCTGCGAGGCCACCCGCATCGTGCTCGCCAACGGCCTCGGCCTGCTCGGCGTCGACGCCCCCGAGCGGATGTAG
- the lysA gene encoding diaminopimelate decarboxylase: MRAHPAGALHGQAGPLGPSWLQEPADVNALVPELWSAGVSRRDDGVLTVAGVDVVEIAQRYGTPAYVLDELDLRARAAAFRDAFAPATVYYAGKSFLCTGVAAWVVEEGLCIDVSTGGELAVALAAGVPGDRLLFHGNNKSVAELRRAVDAGVGRVVVDSFEEIARLAQVAADAGVVQRVLVRVTVGVEAHTHEFIATAHEDQKFGFSVSAGDALEAVRRVLAAPALELVGLHSHIGSQIFDTSGFEISARRVLALHARIERELGVVLPEADLGGGFGIAYTSADDPATPHDLAKGMREIVERECESLGIAVPHLAVEPGRAIVGPTTFTLYEVGTVKQVALDAGARRQYVAVDGGMSDNIRTSLYDASYSATLASRASSAPPALSRVVGKHCESGDVVVKDEFLPSDVTAGDLVAVPGTGAYCRSMASNYNAVARPPVLSVRDGAVRVLLRRETDDDLLRLDPGVPNA; the protein is encoded by the coding sequence GTGCGCGCCCACCCCGCCGGTGCCCTGCACGGCCAGGCCGGACCGCTCGGCCCGTCCTGGCTGCAGGAGCCGGCCGACGTCAACGCCCTCGTCCCCGAGCTGTGGTCGGCCGGTGTCTCGCGACGCGACGACGGCGTCCTGACCGTCGCCGGCGTCGACGTCGTCGAGATCGCGCAGCGCTACGGCACGCCCGCCTACGTCCTCGACGAGCTCGACCTGCGGGCGCGCGCGGCGGCGTTCCGCGACGCCTTCGCCCCCGCGACCGTCTACTACGCCGGCAAGTCCTTCCTCTGCACCGGCGTCGCGGCGTGGGTGGTCGAGGAGGGGCTCTGCATCGACGTCAGCACGGGCGGCGAGCTGGCGGTCGCGCTCGCGGCCGGCGTGCCCGGCGACCGGCTGCTCTTCCACGGCAACAACAAGTCGGTCGCCGAGCTGCGCCGCGCCGTCGACGCGGGCGTCGGCCGTGTCGTCGTCGACTCCTTCGAGGAGATCGCCCGTCTCGCGCAGGTCGCCGCCGACGCCGGTGTGGTGCAGCGGGTCCTCGTCCGGGTCACCGTGGGCGTCGAGGCCCACACCCACGAGTTCATCGCCACCGCCCACGAGGACCAGAAGTTCGGCTTCTCGGTCTCGGCGGGCGACGCGCTCGAGGCGGTGCGCCGGGTGCTCGCCGCTCCTGCCCTCGAGCTGGTCGGTCTCCACAGCCACATCGGCTCGCAGATCTTCGACACCTCCGGGTTCGAGATCTCCGCGCGCCGCGTGCTGGCGCTGCACGCCCGCATCGAGCGCGAGCTCGGCGTGGTCCTGCCCGAGGCAGACCTCGGCGGCGGCTTCGGCATCGCCTACACCAGCGCCGACGACCCGGCCACGCCCCACGACCTGGCCAAGGGCATGCGCGAGATCGTCGAGCGCGAGTGCGAGTCGCTCGGCATCGCCGTGCCCCACCTCGCCGTCGAGCCGGGCCGCGCGATCGTCGGCCCGACGACCTTCACCCTCTACGAGGTCGGCACCGTCAAGCAGGTCGCCCTCGACGCGGGCGCCCGCCGCCAGTACGTCGCCGTCGACGGCGGCATGAGCGACAACATCCGCACGTCCCTCTACGACGCGAGCTACTCCGCCACCCTGGCCTCGCGCGCGTCGAGCGCCCCTCCCGCGCTGTCCCGCGTCGTCGGGAAGCACTGCGAGAGCGGCGATGTCGTGGTCAAGGACGAGTTCCTGCCCTCCGACGTGACGGCCGGCGACCTGGTCGCCGTGCCGGGCACGGGCGCCTACTGCCGCTCGATGGCGAGCAACTACAACGCGGTCGCGCGGCCGCCGGTGCTCTCCGTGCGCGACGGTGCCGTACGCGTACTGCTCCGTCGCGAGACCGACGACGACCTGCTGCGGCTCGACCCGGGAGTGCCGAATGCCTGA